One genomic region from Capra hircus breed San Clemente chromosome 18, ASM170441v1, whole genome shotgun sequence encodes:
- the GFOD2 gene encoding glucose-fructose oxidoreductase domain-containing protein 2 has product MKMLPGVGVFGTGSSARVLVPLLRAEGFTVQALWGKTEEEAKQLAEEMNIAFYTSRTDDVLLHQDVDLVCINMPPPLTRQISVKALGIGKNVVCEKAATSVDAFRMVTASRYYPQLMSLVGNVLRFLPAFVRMKQLIAEHYVGAVMICDARVYSGSLLSPNYGWICDELMGGGGLHTMGTYIVDLLTHLTGQRAEKVHGLLKTFVRQNAAIRGIRHVTSDDFCFFQMLMGGGVCSTVTLNFNMPGAFVHEVMVVGSAGRLVARGADLYGQKNSSPHEELLLRDSLAVGAGLPEQGAQDVPLLYLKGMVYMVQALRQSFQGQGDRRTWDHSPVSMAASFEDGLYMQSVVDAIKRSSRSGEWEAVDVLAEEPDANQNLCEALQRNNL; this is encoded by the exons ATGAAGATGCTTCCCGGCGTGGGTGTGTTTGGGACCGGCAGCTCCGCCCGTGTTCTGGTCCCACTGCTGCGGGCAGAGGGGTTCACGGTGCAGGCCCTGTGGGGGAAGACCGAGGAGGAGGCCAAGCAGCTCGCTGAGGAGATGAACATCGCTTTCTACACCAGCCGGACCGACGACGTCTTGCTGCATCAAGACGTGGATCTGGTGTGCATCAACATGCCCCCTCCACTCACCCGGCAGATATCTGTGAAGGCTCTAG GTATTGGGAAGAATGTGGTTTGTGAGAAGGCGGCAACCTCAGTGGATGCTTTCCGGATGGTGACAGCCTCACGCTACTACCCTCAGCTGATGAGCCTTGTGGGGAATGTGTTGCGCTTCCTGCCTGCCTTTGTGCGCATGAAGCAGCTGATCGCCGAGCACTACGTGGGCGCCGTGATGATTTGTGACGCCCGCGTCTACTCGGGCAGCCTGCTTAGCCCCAACTATGGCTGGATCTGTGATGAGCTCATGGGCGGCGGGGGCCTGCACACCATGGGCACCTACATTGTGGATCTGCTGACCCACCTGACCGGCCAGAGAGCCGAGAAGGTCCACGGGCTGCTCAAGACCTTTGTGAGGCAGAATGCGGCCATCCGTGGCATCCGGCACGTCACCAGCGAtgacttctgtttcttccagatgCTCATGGGTGGGGGCGTGTGCAGCACAGTAACTCTCAACTTCAACATGCCAGGCGCCTTTGTGCACGAGGTCATGGTGGTGGGCTCTGCGGGACGCCTGGTCGCCCGGGGTGCAGACCTTTACGGGCAGAAAAACTCTTCCCCGCACGAGGAGCTGCTGCTGAGGGACTCGCTGGCCGTGGGTGCAGGGCTGCCCGAGCAGGGCGCCCAGGACGTCCCGCTGCTCTACCTGAAGGGCATGGTCTACATGGTGCAGGCCCTGCGCCAGTCCTTCCAGGGGCAGGGGGACCGCCGCACGTGGGACCACAGCCCGGTCTCCATGGCTGCCTCGTTCGAGGACGGGCTATACATGCAGAGTGTCGTGGATGCCATCAAACGGTCGAGCCGATCCGGGGAGTGGGAGGCGGTAGACGTGCTGGCAGAGGAGCCCGACGCCAACCAGAACCTGTGTGAGGCGCTCCAGCGAAACAACCTGTGA